The Solanum lycopersicum chromosome 6, SLM_r2.1 genome has a window encoding:
- the LOC101259551 gene encoding auxin-induced protein X15-like yields MSKDRTNGKNEKKGIVKKLRKSLLLGKKFSMDDQSENESRDVPEDVKKGHFAVIAMDNDELKRFVVPLSCLTHPLFLRLLEQAAEVYGFDHEGALTLPCRPSEMERILALIYMEFARDCLA; encoded by the coding sequence ATGTCTAAGGATAGAACAAATGGAAAGAACGAAAAGAAAGGTATAGTGAAGAAATTAAGAAAGAGTCTTCTACTAGGTAAAAAATTTTCGATGGACGATCAATCGGAAAATGAGTCAAGGGACGTACCGGAGGACGTGAAAAAAGGGCATTTCGCGGTCATTGCGATGGACAACGATGAGCTCAAGAGATTTGTAGTGCCATTAAGTTGCTTAACACATCCTTTATTCTTGAGGCTATTGGAACAAGCTGCTGAGGTATATGGTTTTGATCATGAAGGTGCACTTACATTACCATGTAGACCTAGTGAAATGGAGAGGATTTTGGCTCTAATATACATGGAGTTTGCGCGTGATTGCTTAGCTTag